One segment of Coffea arabica cultivar ET-39 chromosome 7c, Coffea Arabica ET-39 HiFi, whole genome shotgun sequence DNA contains the following:
- the LOC113700137 gene encoding uncharacterized protein isoform X1: MHICGSSSSISFAFVFLGPQFLGSRYSLVFSRLTVPSAAIHSTVASLRTENEDCYIWRSMMEEMQQKGVKRRKEWKKSSSKKSKNKQKLRTLGPGSEHGRVKKMDKKMKKFLQKKARSYNSDDDEVEEEDRNLKWGEKQSGVVKDEVKGGFKSKFSDSDEEGEENGEEKIEVSEDEDGEIQPGVMRFSEGCKAFRLAFKKITKKTASTDHDVLGPVLSAHKKLVAEKLAEEEAERKVKGEAKKEKHLVGEKGHVKPANYLDSHEKHLVGVATRGVVKLFNAVNKAQHSQRGLNPSRSKDEKVIKKQRKEAFFSVLGQTPSQNTGSIEKIGASAGTGSVDAPAWAPLRDNYMLTNSKLKDWDKMPDTAAVDDFGLRPDADSSSDDE, from the exons ATGCATATTTGCGGCTCATCTTCGTcaatttcttttgcttttgtcttTCTGGG GCCACAGTTTCTCGGCTCTCGATATTCATTAGTTTTTAGCAGACTGACAGTCCCATCCGCCGCTATCCACTCGACAGTAGCATCCCTGCGGACG GAGAACGAAGATTGTTATATTTGGCGATCTATGATGGAAGAAATGCAGCAGAAGGGTGTTAAAAGGAGGAAGGAATGGAAGAAAAGTAGTTCtaaaaaatccaaaaacaaGCAAAAGTTGAGAACTTTAGGGCCTGGTTCAGAACATGGGAGGGTTAAGAAAATGGATAAAAAGATGAAAAAGTTTCTTCAGAAAAAGGCTAGAAGCTATAATTCAGATGATGATGAGGTGGAAGAAGAAGACCGGAATTTGAAGTGGGGAGAAAAGCAGTCAGGAGTAGTGAAAGATGAGGTAAAAGGTGGGTTCAAGTCGAAATTTTCGGATAGTGAcgaagaaggagaagagaatGGTGAAGAGAAAATTGAGGTTTCGGAGGATGAAGATGGTGAAATTCAGCCAGGAGTTATGAGATTTTCGGAGGGTTGTAAGGCTTTTAGGTTGGcattcaagaagattaccaagaAAACTGCTTCAACCGATCATGATGTACTT GGTCCTGTGTTATCAGCACATAAAAAGCTTGTTGCTGAGAAGCTAGCTGAAGAAGAAGCAGAGAGAAAGGTTAAGGGTGAGGCCAAGAAGGAAAAACACCTG GTTGGAGAGAAGGGGCATGTGAAGCCTGCTAATTATTTGGATTCACATGAAAAGCATCTCGTTGGAGTTGCTACCAGAGGAG TGGTCAAGTTATTTAATGCT GTCAATAAGGCACAACACTCGCAGAGAGGACTGAATCCCTCAAGGTCGAAAGATGAAAAAG TAATTAAGAAGCAGAGGAAAGAGGCTTTTTTCTCAGTCTTGGGCCAGACCCCTTCCCAAAATACCGGGAGCATAGAAAAG ATTGGTGCATCTGCTGGCACTGGTTCTGTTGATGCTCCTGCATGGGCGCCATTGCGTGATAATTACATGTTAACAAACTCTAAGTTGAAGGACTGGGATAAGATGCCA
- the LOC113700137 gene encoding uncharacterized protein isoform X2, whose protein sequence is MMEEMQQKGVKRRKEWKKSSSKKSKNKQKLRTLGPGSEHGRVKKMDKKMKKFLQKKARSYNSDDDEVEEEDRNLKWGEKQSGVVKDEVKGGFKSKFSDSDEEGEENGEEKIEVSEDEDGEIQPGVMRFSEGCKAFRLAFKKITKKTASTDHDVLGPVLSAHKKLVAEKLAEEEAERKVKGEAKKEKHLVGEKGHVKPANYLDSHEKHLVGVATRGVVKLFNAVNKAQHSQRGLNPSRSKDEKVIKKQRKEAFFSVLGQTPSQNTGSIEKIGASAGTGSVDAPAWAPLRDNYMLTNSKLKDWDKMPDTAAVDDFGLRPDADSSSDDE, encoded by the exons ATGATGGAAGAAATGCAGCAGAAGGGTGTTAAAAGGAGGAAGGAATGGAAGAAAAGTAGTTCtaaaaaatccaaaaacaaGCAAAAGTTGAGAACTTTAGGGCCTGGTTCAGAACATGGGAGGGTTAAGAAAATGGATAAAAAGATGAAAAAGTTTCTTCAGAAAAAGGCTAGAAGCTATAATTCAGATGATGATGAGGTGGAAGAAGAAGACCGGAATTTGAAGTGGGGAGAAAAGCAGTCAGGAGTAGTGAAAGATGAGGTAAAAGGTGGGTTCAAGTCGAAATTTTCGGATAGTGAcgaagaaggagaagagaatGGTGAAGAGAAAATTGAGGTTTCGGAGGATGAAGATGGTGAAATTCAGCCAGGAGTTATGAGATTTTCGGAGGGTTGTAAGGCTTTTAGGTTGGcattcaagaagattaccaagaAAACTGCTTCAACCGATCATGATGTACTT GGTCCTGTGTTATCAGCACATAAAAAGCTTGTTGCTGAGAAGCTAGCTGAAGAAGAAGCAGAGAGAAAGGTTAAGGGTGAGGCCAAGAAGGAAAAACACCTG GTTGGAGAGAAGGGGCATGTGAAGCCTGCTAATTATTTGGATTCACATGAAAAGCATCTCGTTGGAGTTGCTACCAGAGGAG TGGTCAAGTTATTTAATGCT GTCAATAAGGCACAACACTCGCAGAGAGGACTGAATCCCTCAAGGTCGAAAGATGAAAAAG TAATTAAGAAGCAGAGGAAAGAGGCTTTTTTCTCAGTCTTGGGCCAGACCCCTTCCCAAAATACCGGGAGCATAGAAAAG ATTGGTGCATCTGCTGGCACTGGTTCTGTTGATGCTCCTGCATGGGCGCCATTGCGTGATAATTACATGTTAACAAACTCTAAGTTGAAGGACTGGGATAAGATGCCA